A window of the Ochotona princeps isolate mOchPri1 chromosome 30, mOchPri1.hap1, whole genome shotgun sequence genome harbors these coding sequences:
- the EAF1 gene encoding ELL-associated factor 1, translating into MAPSPPLPRAARKSFSDAGSPAVTRPPQCLRRPRRPGEHLLPVPGGPRGFRACAPERCPGSAGSSGRAPGRARCPFWAMNGTANPLLDREEHCLRLGESFEKRPRASFHTIRYDFKPASIDTSCEGELQVGKGDEVTITLPHIPGSTPPMTVFKGNKRPYQKDCVLIINHDTGEYVLEKLSSSIQVKKTRAEGSSKIQARMEQQPNRPPQPSQPPPPPPPPPPPPPPPMPFRAPTKPAAGPKTSPLKDNPSPEPQLDDIKRELRAEVDIIEQMSSSSESGSSDSESNSASDDSSSSGGEDSGPASPAQPSHQQPYNHRASVANGTSRPQGSSQLMNTLRNDLQLSESGSDSDD; encoded by the exons ATGGCGCCGTCCCCGCCCCTTCCGCGAGCAGCCCGGAAGTCTTTCTCCGACGCCGGAAGTCCCGCCGTGACCCGGCCGCCTCAGTGTCTACGCCGACCCCGACGGCCCGGGGAGCACTTGCTTCCGGTCCCCGGTGGGCCCCGGGGTTTCCGTGCGTGCGCTCCGGAACGTTGTCCCGGGAGCGCCGGCAGCTCGGGGAGAGCGCCGGGACGGGCGCGCTGCCCGTTCTGGGCCATGAACGGGACGGCGAACCCGCTGCTGGACCGCGAGGAGCACTGCCTGCGCCTGGGCGAGAGCTTCGAGAAGCGCCCGCGGGCCTCCTTCCACACCATCCGCT aTGATTTTAAGCCAGCGTCCATAGACACGTCCTGTGAAGGGGAGCTGCAGGTGGGCAAAGGAGACGAAGTCACAATTACGCTGCCACATATCCCT GGCTCCACGCCGCCCATGACTGTGTTCAAGGGGAACAAACGGCCTTATCAGAAAGACTGCGTGCTGATCATCAACCACGACACGGGCGAGTACGTGCTGGAGAAGCTCAGCAGCAGCATTCAGGTCAAGAAAACGAG AGCCGAGGGGAGCAGTAAAATCCAGGCCCGAATGGAGCAGCAGCCCAACCGTCCCCCACAGCCATCGCAGCctccgccaccaccaccaccaccacctccgccACCTCCACCACCTATGCCATTCAGAGCTCCGACCAAGCCTGCGGCTGGACCAAAAACATCTCCTTTGAAAGATAACCCCTCCCCTGAGCCGCAGCTGGATGACATCAAAAGAG AGCTGAGGGCCGAGGTGGACATCATTGAGCAGATGAGCAGCAGCAGCGAGAGCGGCTCCTCCGACTCCGAGAGCAACTCGGCCAGTGACGACAGCTCCAGCAGCGGAGGCGAGGACAGCGGGCcggcctccccagcccagccttcacACCAGCAGCCCTACAACCACAGAGCCTCCGTCGCCAATGGAACCAGCCGGCCCCAGGGAAGCAGCCAGCTCATGAACACCCTCA GAAATGACCTACAGCTCAGTGAGTCTGGCAGTGACAGTGATGACTAA